A part of bacterium genomic DNA contains:
- a CDS encoding ATP-binding protein, translating into MAAVLSAILLLFRFIPSGPLLYLFAFLSASLIILAYQPVRSGINKFVSAIGKEKNYRKLLAEFNTGISNTTAPEEVFDLLLNTASKTINASRFSLALKNKNNFQILKSPQKEIIPAEDSLIKELNKNNVVVKEELIARIKFGNDAPIQKTNIENVIQTMQKLESEVAVPMKFKMEISGFLLADEKTTGNMFTKKELEFLAELCRIAILSIETYKTHAEKEKSKHLSALGTMVSSVAHEIKNPLGSVKGAAQYLETEFGKNEFIDIILTETNRLNELVSEFLEFSRPPTIKTEPYNISQLIDKTIPLVKKDNIVFKTNYSEVPLLSIDPDLMKQVFLNLFLNAVQAMPEKGEIIINVQKQKDTRFVEIKIQDNGAGISTEVKDKIWEPFFTTKKKGSGLGLSIVRQIIDAHNGMIDIESKEKQGTTITIMLPGDKNA; encoded by the coding sequence ATGGCCGCTGTACTCTCGGCTATCCTACTCCTGTTCAGATTTATCCCGTCCGGTCCCCTGCTCTATTTGTTCGCCTTCCTCTCCGCATCATTAATAATTCTCGCCTACCAACCCGTTCGCAGCGGGATAAATAAATTCGTGTCCGCGATAGGAAAAGAAAAAAATTACCGCAAACTACTCGCCGAATTTAATACCGGTATATCCAATACTACCGCTCCCGAAGAAGTTTTCGATCTCCTCCTCAATACCGCTTCCAAAACCATAAACGCTTCTCGTTTCTCTCTCGCTCTCAAAAATAAAAACAACTTCCAAATACTGAAATCTCCCCAAAAAGAAATCATCCCTGCCGAAGATTCCCTCATAAAAGAATTAAATAAAAATAACGTCGTTGTAAAAGAAGAATTAATCGCAAGAATAAAATTCGGCAACGATGCTCCCATCCAAAAAACCAACATCGAAAACGTTATCCAAACTATGCAAAAACTCGAATCCGAAGTCGCCGTCCCTATGAAATTCAAAATGGAAATATCCGGATTTCTGCTCGCAGACGAAAAAACTACCGGAAATATGTTTACTAAAAAAGAACTCGAATTCCTTGCCGAACTTTGCCGTATCGCAATCCTGTCAATAGAAACTTATAAAACACACGCCGAAAAAGAAAAAAGCAAACACCTCTCCGCTCTCGGAACAATGGTCTCTTCAGTTGCTCACGAAATAAAAAACCCGCTCGGTTCCGTGAAAGGCGCCGCGCAATACCTCGAAACCGAATTCGGAAAAAATGAATTCATTGATATTATACTCACGGAAACAAACAGGTTGAACGAACTGGTCTCCGAATTCCTTGAATTCTCGCGCCCCCCAACCATAAAAACCGAACCCTATAACATTTCCCAACTCATCGATAAAACAATACCTCTCGTTAAAAAAGATAATATCGTCTTCAAAACAAACTATTCCGAAGTCCCGCTTCTCTCTATAGACCCCGACTTGATGAAACAGGTTTTTCTTAACCTCTTTCTGAACGCCGTTCAGGCAATGCCCGAAAAAGGAGAAATTATAATAAACGTACAAAAACAAAAAGATACCCGCTTCGTCGAAATAAAAATACAGGACAACGGCGCCGGGATTTCCACGGAAGTTAAAGACAAAATATGGGAACCGTTTTTTACTACCAAAAAGAAAGGTTCGGGACTGGGACTCTCCATTGTTCGCCAGATTATAGATGCCCATAACGGGATGATTGATATCGAAAGTAAAGAAAAACAAGGCACAACTATTACTATAATGTTGCCGGGAGATAAAAATGCTTAA
- a CDS encoding acyl-CoA dehydratase activase has product MFAGVDIGSLVTKAVVLGDNKIVGYAIVNSRIEPGKAGEQALEQAIIKSGCSSKDIEYIVATGYGRNSFSIANKSITELTCHATGAHYLNPKIRTVIDIGGQDSKVIKLDENGKMVDFAMNDKCAAGTGRFLEVMANALEVKLEDMGKVSLGANKPCLLSTTCTVFAETEVISLIASGAGKENIIAGLSESVARRVGSMAKSLGVQEKVVFVGGVAKNTGVKKALEEYLGIKFVVNSIDPQINGALGAAILAAEMKEIKPTKPPVLSLNSTNVKLPL; this is encoded by the coding sequence ATGTTTGCAGGTGTAGATATTGGTTCGCTTGTAACGAAAGCGGTAGTTTTAGGAGATAATAAAATTGTGGGTTATGCGATAGTAAATTCGCGTATTGAGCCGGGAAAAGCAGGTGAACAAGCATTAGAGCAGGCGATTATTAAATCCGGTTGCAGCAGTAAAGACATAGAATATATTGTTGCAACCGGGTATGGAAGAAATTCATTTTCCATTGCTAATAAGTCTATTACCGAGTTAACCTGTCATGCTACAGGCGCACATTATTTAAATCCAAAAATAAGAACGGTAATAGATATAGGAGGGCAGGACAGCAAGGTCATTAAGCTGGACGAAAACGGCAAGATGGTAGATTTTGCGATGAATGACAAGTGTGCAGCAGGAACCGGGCGATTTTTAGAAGTAATGGCGAATGCTCTGGAAGTTAAACTTGAGGATATGGGCAAAGTTTCGCTCGGCGCAAATAAGCCGTGTTTATTGAGTACTACCTGTACCGTATTTGCCGAGACAGAGGTGATTTCTTTGATAGCTTCCGGTGCAGGCAAAGAGAATATAATTGCAGGGCTAAGTGAGAGTGTTGCAAGGCGAGTTGGAAGTATGGCAAAAAGTTTAGGGGTGCAGGAAAAAGTTGTTTTTGTTGGTGGAGTGGCAAAAAATACAGGCGTCAAAAAAGCGTTGGAAGAATATTTAGGTATTAAATTTGTTGTTAACAGTATTGACCCTCAAATCAACGGAGCGTTGGGAGCGGCGATTTTGGCCGCAGAAATGAAGGAAATAAAACCAACTAAACCACCCGTACTATCTCTTAACTCAACCAATGTCAAATTGCCTCTCTAA
- a CDS encoding class I SAM-dependent methyltransferase, giving the protein MKNISTDTLENSSILWDSLWTNKFTNFHRRFTVSQPVENFVRHQLYFKAINKLLKGSCVGKNILELGCGTGSNSLYLASTRQVNSVTLLDFSPEAMTNVKTETYPCNVKKISKDLLKFSPTKRYDFVHSTGLIEHFSGKERLYAIKKHSQCARPGGLVMIWVPIFSPTFNCIGMFNRWIGIKELPFTKIEMWVLCLQSNLEIINEGETAFGALYGVLCRKIG; this is encoded by the coding sequence ATGAAAAACATTTCAACTGACACATTGGAAAATTCGTCAATTCTCTGGGACTCTTTATGGACGAATAAATTTACTAATTTTCATCGCCGGTTCACGGTCTCTCAACCCGTTGAAAATTTCGTCCGACATCAACTTTATTTTAAGGCGATAAACAAACTTTTGAAAGGCTCTTGCGTCGGGAAAAATATTCTTGAATTGGGATGCGGAACGGGTAGCAATAGTTTATACCTTGCTTCTACGCGACAGGTGAATTCCGTTACCCTACTTGATTTTAGTCCGGAAGCTATGACAAACGTAAAAACGGAAACATATCCCTGTAACGTGAAAAAAATCTCAAAAGACCTTTTGAAATTTTCTCCCACAAAAAGATATGACTTTGTTCACAGCACTGGATTAATAGAACATTTCTCCGGCAAAGAACGTCTCTACGCGATAAAAAAACACAGCCAATGCGCCCGTCCGGGAGGACTGGTTATGATTTGGGTGCCGATTTTTTCCCCGACTTTTAACTGTATCGGAATGTTCAACCGCTGGATAGGAATCAAAGAACTGCCTTTTACAAAAATCGAAATGTGGGTGTTGTGCTTACAAAGTAATCTCGAGATTATCAACGAAGGAGAAACCGCCTTTGGTGCTCTATATGGCGTCCTCTGCAGAAAAATTGGTTAA
- the yedF gene encoding sulfurtransferase-like selenium metabolism protein YedF has protein sequence MTNKIDASGLACPQPVILTKKALEGITDGAIEVIVDNKPASENVSRFAKNSGCKVELKEAQGVYSIKITKGVDSKVSEEKIACNGKEDGRIVVFISSDAVGRGDDELGKILMKAFFPTLKELSPKPYRIIFMNNGVKLVTEGSSHLENLSELEKMGIEILVCGTCLDFFHLKDKLEVGRVSNFFEISETFLKADKVISL, from the coding sequence ATGACAAATAAAATAGATGCTTCTGGATTAGCTTGCCCTCAGCCGGTAATTTTAACTAAAAAGGCGTTAGAAGGAATAACCGATGGAGCGATAGAGGTTATTGTGGATAACAAACCTGCATCTGAAAACGTATCACGGTTCGCAAAAAACTCGGGTTGTAAGGTTGAATTGAAGGAAGCACAAGGAGTATATAGCATTAAGATAACAAAAGGTGTGGACTCAAAAGTTTCTGAGGAAAAGATAGCTTGTAATGGAAAAGAGGACGGTAGAATAGTAGTGTTTATTTCTTCGGATGCAGTAGGACGTGGAGACGACGAGCTTGGAAAAATTCTTATGAAAGCTTTCTTTCCTACGTTGAAGGAATTATCTCCGAAACCGTATAGAATTATATTTATGAATAATGGTGTGAAGCTCGTTACCGAAGGATCTTCTCATTTAGAGAATTTATCCGAACTTGAAAAAATGGGGATAGAGATACTTGTGTGCGGCACCTGTCTTGATTTCTTTCATCTTAAAGACAAGTTGGAAGTCGGCAGGGTATCAAACTTTTTTGAGATATCTGAAACTTTTTTAAAAGCGGATAAAGTGATTAGTTTGTAA
- a CDS encoding TOBE domain-containing protein, giving the protein MKYGARNQLIGKVTKVVKDGIMCQIDFDISDNAKMSSVMTKESLESIGVKKGDKVRVIVKAVNVLIVKE; this is encoded by the coding sequence ATGAAATACGGAGCGAGGAATCAATTGATTGGAAAGGTAACAAAAGTTGTAAAAGACGGCATAATGTGCCAGATTGATTTTGATATTTCTGATAATGCAAAAATGAGTTCCGTTATGACAAAGGAATCACTTGAATCTATTGGTGTCAAAAAGGGAGATAAGGTTAGAGTTATTGTTAAAGCAGTAAACGTTCTGATTGTGAAGGAGTAA
- a CDS encoding double-cubane-cluster-containing anaerobic reductase: MADYKEMWKGLGLNLEKHDVLLNALGDMYGSMYMNQKDRPKGMEYFDFVVSEAHGLRIKELLDHKEKGGKVIGTFCVYVPDEIITAANAIGVGLCGGAQISIPDAETVLPANLCPLIKSVFGFKLGRICPYLEASDLLIGETTCDGKKKVWEIFNDYAPVYVMEVPQKKGKKAKELYLEELKLFKDKMEKVSGVKITADMLGEKIKLINSKRKAIERLYELRKSSPSPISGKDALLISQIAFYDDPVRFTAQLNVLCNELEERVKKGVGAMDKKAKRLMISGCPMALPNWKTHHIIETSGANVVCEETCTGTRYFTSPVIDENIKDIDGQMKAIADRYMSINCSCFTPNDERIDDIVRLAKEYKVDGVVYYSLQFCLTYNLEYGKVKKALDKAGVPLLKIETDYSDEDSGQLKTRIQGFLERIS, encoded by the coding sequence ATGGCAGATTATAAAGAGATGTGGAAGGGGCTTGGGTTGAATCTGGAGAAACACGATGTTCTCCTGAATGCTCTTGGTGATATGTATGGCAGTATGTATATGAATCAGAAAGACAGACCCAAAGGTATGGAGTATTTTGATTTTGTCGTTTCGGAAGCGCATGGATTGCGGATAAAGGAATTATTAGACCACAAAGAAAAAGGCGGTAAAGTTATCGGGACTTTTTGCGTGTATGTTCCGGATGAAATAATTACTGCTGCAAATGCCATTGGAGTTGGACTTTGCGGTGGAGCGCAGATTTCCATTCCTGATGCGGAGACTGTTTTACCTGCCAATTTATGTCCACTGATAAAGTCGGTATTCGGGTTTAAACTTGGGCGTATATGCCCATATCTTGAAGCTTCTGACCTTCTTATCGGCGAGACAACTTGTGACGGTAAAAAGAAAGTATGGGAGATATTCAATGATTATGCTCCGGTTTATGTTATGGAAGTTCCGCAAAAGAAAGGCAAAAAGGCAAAAGAACTCTATCTTGAAGAATTGAAATTATTTAAGGATAAAATGGAAAAGGTAAGTGGAGTGAAAATTACGGCCGATATGCTCGGGGAAAAGATAAAGCTTATAAACTCAAAGAGAAAAGCTATCGAGCGTTTATACGAACTTCGCAAGAGTTCGCCTTCACCGATATCCGGGAAAGATGCACTTTTAATTTCACAGATAGCGTTTTATGATGACCCTGTAAGATTTACTGCGCAACTAAACGTGTTATGCAACGAACTGGAAGAACGTGTTAAAAAAGGTGTTGGGGCAATGGATAAAAAAGCCAAAAGACTTATGATTTCGGGATGTCCTATGGCGCTTCCTAACTGGAAAACGCATCATATAATTGAAACAAGCGGAGCAAATGTGGTTTGTGAAGAAACCTGCACCGGGACAAGGTATTTTACTTCTCCCGTTATAGATGAAAATATAAAAGATATTGATGGACAGATGAAAGCAATAGCTGACAGGTATATGAGCATAAACTGCAGTTGCTTTACGCCAAATGATGAAAGAATAGATGATATCGTAAGGCTTGCAAAGGAGTACAAAGTTGACGGTGTAGTTTATTACAGTTTACAGTTCTGTCTTACTTATAACCTTGAATATGGGAAAGTGAAAAAGGCGCTTGATAAAGCGGGTGTTCCTTTATTAAAAATTGAGACTGATTACTCTGATGAAGATTCAGGGCAGTTGAAGACAAGAATACAAGGATTTTTGGAAAGGATTTCCTGA
- a CDS encoding FlgD immunoglobulin-like domain containing protein, with amino-acid sequence MLSTFLLQILISGLDLFVGCHCWINTGDTSNLWSRKQVWDIPYTSSSKYIHASFCNLDNDSDFDAYVTGDINTIIAFENIGSDTVPVWQKKAGWDFSPPGFTMVFWAEFVDIDGDGEYELSIAKIDTIKFFKNIGTADTIKWERRPLWDLPVPDENLAHTYGDLDNDGDLDILVRRWWACEIEAFENIGTKNNPVWQKKTAWGRPPFQSQCALGDLDGNKTLDLICHGASSGDSAYENTGTITNPVWTERRNWLTGDTSATNGLYPEFVNISTPSAGIQEKWSEKTSCNTVLSISKNPFSNSTTITYSVSPNNYYTNTLLTIYDIAGKLVKTFPLTTDRPSASGGTTNVTWDGKDNNGKNVKQGIYFVRNNAKQSLKLIKLK; translated from the coding sequence ATGCTGTCAACTTTTTTACTGCAAATCTTAATCTCCGGATTGGACTTGTTTGTAGGCTGTCATTGTTGGATAAACACAGGCGATACCAGTAACCTGTGGTCAAGAAAACAAGTATGGGATATTCCCTATACTTCAAGCTCTAAATACATTCACGCAAGTTTTTGTAATTTGGACAACGACAGTGATTTTGATGCCTATGTTACCGGTGATATAAATACTATAATAGCTTTTGAAAACATAGGCTCCGACACTGTACCCGTCTGGCAAAAAAAAGCCGGATGGGATTTTTCACCGCCCGGATTTACTATGGTGTTTTGGGCTGAGTTCGTTGATATAGATGGAGATGGTGAATACGAGTTAAGCATAGCTAAAATAGATACTATTAAGTTTTTTAAAAATATAGGAACCGCGGATACTATAAAATGGGAAAGGCGTCCTCTATGGGATTTGCCTGTGCCGGATGAAAACCTTGCGCATACTTATGGAGATTTGGATAATGACGGAGACCTTGACATTTTGGTAAGACGCTGGTGGGCTTGTGAAATTGAAGCTTTTGAAAATATCGGGACAAAAAACAATCCCGTATGGCAGAAAAAAACGGCGTGGGGTCGTCCGCCTTTTCAGTCGCAATGCGCTTTAGGCGATTTGGATGGAAATAAAACTTTGGATTTAATTTGTCACGGTGCTTCCTCCGGGGATTCTGCCTACGAAAATACCGGAACTATAACTAATCCCGTATGGACAGAAAGAAGAAACTGGCTTACCGGGGATACTTCTGCCACAAATGGTTTATACCCGGAATTCGTAAATATAAGTACCCCCTCGGCTGGTATACAGGAAAAATGGAGTGAAAAAACATCCTGCAACACGGTGTTATCAATCTCTAAAAACCCATTCTCTAACTCTACAACCATCACTTATTCTGTTTCTCCTAATAACTATTATACTAATACCCTATTAACTATCTATGACATTGCCGGTAAATTAGTAAAGACTTTCCCTCTGACCACTGACCGCCCGTCCGCCTCAGGCGGAACCACTAATGTCACATGGGACGGTAAAGACAATAATGGCAAAAACGTAAAGCAAGGTATCTACTTCGTAAGAAACAACGCTAAACAATCTCTCAAACTCATCAAACTGAAATAA
- a CDS encoding sigma-70 family RNA polymerase sigma factor, with translation MEDSDNILIQKLALKGDPEAFTEIINRYAGLVYSVCYRILRDRERARDAAQDTFYRLLQSPDNITRSLSGWLHKAATRTAIDIIRKDSSRQKREIDYTMTPTKASQWKDISHYIDEVLISMGEESRMFLIQHFLQGKRQEIIATELEISQATVSRKIKAGIEDLRKGLKKKGIIIGNALLGTLLISGISEAAPLELLKELGKMDMFNNASNLTTHPVYPEKVKQVFNFRRVFLTGIAIVIIAILPFSYLKYTETEFTGTLKTNVNTKCAEAPKINEDGESLTCGNTKKVSENKEADYGIPCTTYTCNITRTIDPITGDIATRSCTTFTITSTAGRPKGETPTAVPELSSYNGFVKASTLKTIRDSSRIDTLRDSNGGVYLDSSRHRETYRKEIYKLK, from the coding sequence ATGGAAGACTCAGACAACATTTTAATACAAAAGTTAGCCTTGAAGGGAGACCCTGAGGCATTTACCGAGATTATAAACCGTTACGCAGGGCTTGTTTATTCCGTATGTTATCGTATTTTAAGAGACCGGGAGAGAGCCAGAGATGCAGCCCAGGACACATTTTACCGTTTACTGCAAAGTCCCGACAATATTACCCGTTCATTATCGGGATGGCTGCACAAAGCGGCAACCCGAACGGCAATAGACATTATCCGCAAAGACTCTTCAAGGCAAAAAAGAGAAATTGATTATACAATGACACCGACAAAAGCTTCTCAATGGAAAGATATTTCTCATTATATTGATGAGGTATTAATAAGTATGGGCGAGGAATCAAGAATGTTTCTCATACAGCATTTTTTGCAGGGGAAAAGGCAGGAAATTATTGCCACCGAGTTGGAGATATCCCAGGCTACCGTATCACGAAAAATAAAGGCAGGGATAGAGGATCTCAGGAAAGGGCTTAAAAAGAAGGGTATTATTATCGGAAACGCATTATTGGGGACATTGTTAATTTCCGGCATTTCAGAGGCAGCTCCTTTAGAACTTTTGAAAGAGTTAGGAAAAATGGATATGTTTAATAATGCAAGCAATTTAACTACGCACCCCGTTTATCCTGAAAAAGTTAAACAGGTATTTAATTTTAGAAGAGTGTTTTTAACGGGTATTGCAATAGTTATTATTGCCATTTTGCCGTTTTCGTATTTAAAGTATACGGAAACGGAATTTACCGGGACATTGAAAACAAACGTAAATACAAAATGCGCGGAAGCACCAAAAATTAACGAAGACGGAGAATCGTTGACTTGTGGAAATACAAAAAAGGTTTCTGAAAATAAAGAAGCCGACTATGGTATTCCCTGCACTACTTACACCTGCAACATCACTCGAACCATCGACCCAATAACCGGTGACATTGCCACCAGGAGCTGTACTACTTTTACCATAACATCTACCGCCGGTCGGCCTAAGGGAGAAACGCCAACGGCTGTTCCGGAATTAAGTTCCTATAACGGTTTTGTTAAAGCGTCTACTCTTAAAACAATTCGTGATTCTTCCAGAATAGATACTTTGCGCGATTCCAACGGAGGCGTTTATTTGGATAGTTCGCGGCATAGGGAGACATACAGAAAGGAAATATATAAATTAAAGTAA
- a CDS encoding sigma-54 dependent transcriptional regulator, protein MLKNILVVDDELSMQKVLSAMLQKEGYKVITANNGKEALEHFTKNPPNLVITDLKMPEMDGLSLLSEIMKVSPGVPVIMITAHGTVETAVSAMKQGAYDFIIKPFDINEIKQVVEKALNVQEKNTQNFLISPEDEDEIVGKSPRMQEVYQMIEKVSKSVATVYIRGESGTGKELAARAIHYRSDRKDKPFIKVNCAAIPENLLESELFGYEKGAFTGANVAKPGRFELADGGTLFLDEIAEMSINNQSKLFRVLQEREFERIGGVRTIKVDIRLIVATSKNLQEYVAEGKFREELYYRLNVVPISLPPLRERKEDIKALVEFFISRFNKREGKNIRGISDDALKTLMNYPWQGNIRELENVIERTVVLEDVEILQTEHFPHLKTNVETGSQKLTLKEESKKGKTETEKSLIIEALQASNGNRTKAAQALGISRRTLQLKIKEYSLNHL, encoded by the coding sequence ATGCTTAAAAATATACTCGTCGTAGATGATGAATTAAGTATGCAAAAAGTTCTTTCCGCTATGCTCCAGAAAGAAGGATATAAAGTAATCACCGCAAATAACGGCAAAGAAGCCCTTGAACACTTTACAAAAAATCCTCCCAACCTCGTTATTACCGATTTGAAAATGCCCGAAATGGACGGCCTCTCCTTACTTTCGGAAATTATGAAAGTTTCTCCGGGCGTTCCCGTGATTATGATTACCGCTCACGGTACCGTCGAAACCGCAGTCTCCGCTATGAAACAGGGCGCTTACGATTTCATAATCAAACCTTTTGACATAAACGAAATTAAACAGGTAGTAGAAAAAGCACTAAACGTGCAGGAAAAGAATACACAAAACTTTTTAATCAGTCCCGAGGATGAAGATGAAATCGTCGGCAAATCGCCTAGAATGCAGGAAGTTTATCAAATGATTGAAAAAGTTTCCAAAAGCGTCGCAACCGTTTACATCCGCGGCGAAAGCGGCACCGGGAAAGAACTCGCCGCAAGAGCCATTCACTACAGGAGCGACAGGAAAGATAAACCTTTCATAAAAGTCAACTGCGCCGCAATTCCCGAAAACCTCCTCGAAAGCGAACTATTCGGTTACGAAAAAGGCGCGTTCACGGGAGCGAATGTCGCCAAACCCGGCAGATTTGAACTTGCGGACGGCGGAACCCTGTTCCTTGACGAAATCGCCGAGATGAGCATAAATAACCAGTCGAAACTGTTCAGGGTTTTACAGGAAAGGGAATTCGAAAGAATAGGCGGAGTACGAACTATTAAAGTTGATATCAGACTTATCGTCGCTACGAGTAAAAACCTTCAGGAATATGTCGCCGAAGGCAAATTCCGCGAAGAACTTTATTACAGGTTAAACGTAGTGCCTATTTCTTTGCCTCCTCTAAGGGAAAGAAAAGAAGACATCAAAGCGTTGGTGGAGTTTTTTATTTCGAGGTTCAATAAACGTGAAGGGAAGAATATTCGCGGCATAAGCGACGACGCGTTGAAAACGCTTATGAATTACCCTTGGCAAGGCAACATAAGGGAACTGGAAAATGTGATTGAAAGAACCGTAGTGCTGGAAGACGTGGAAATATTGCAGACGGAACATTTCCCGCACCTCAAAACTAATGTTGAAACGGGTTCACAAAAACTGACATTAAAGGAAGAGAGCAAGAAAGGCAAAACCGAAACCGAAAAAAGTTTAATCATAGAAGCGCTTCAGGCGTCGAACGGCAACAGGACAAAAGCCGCACAAGCGCTCGGCATCAGCCGCCGAACCTTGCAGTTGAAAATAAAAGAATACTCCCTCAACCATCTCTAA